The following coding sequences lie in one Myxococcus xanthus genomic window:
- a CDS encoding CheR family methyltransferase, giving the protein MTDRECVELLQWAAPRLRLRWEGFRRVRGQVCKRIGRRLKALGLSDPGAYRARLEAEPSEWDVLDALCRVTISRFYRDARVFDVLCQDLLPARLASLRARGEATLRAWSAGCASGEEPYTLSVLFHLGLEPRFPGARLSLVATDADAGLLARAARGCYPRGALRELPRAWAERAFPGPGDEPCLAPEYRRAVDFRRQDLRSQMPDGPFHLVLCRNVAFTYFAPPLQREVLSRLVARLVPGGLLVIGGHESLPEGDFGLTRAAGPLPVFARTDV; this is encoded by the coding sequence ATGACGGACCGTGAATGCGTGGAGTTGTTGCAGTGGGCCGCGCCCCGCCTGCGCCTTCGCTGGGAGGGCTTCCGGCGCGTTCGGGGGCAGGTGTGCAAGCGCATCGGCCGTAGGCTGAAGGCGCTGGGCCTGTCAGACCCCGGGGCCTACCGCGCCCGGCTGGAGGCCGAGCCCTCGGAGTGGGACGTGCTCGACGCGCTGTGCCGCGTCACCATCTCCCGCTTCTACCGGGACGCACGCGTCTTCGATGTCCTGTGCCAGGACTTGCTGCCCGCCCGGCTGGCGTCGCTGCGCGCGCGGGGCGAGGCCACGCTGCGGGCGTGGAGCGCGGGCTGTGCCTCCGGTGAGGAGCCCTACACGCTGTCAGTGCTCTTCCACCTGGGACTCGAGCCGCGCTTTCCGGGAGCACGGCTGTCGTTGGTGGCCACCGACGCGGACGCGGGCCTGCTCGCGCGGGCGGCGCGGGGTTGCTATCCACGTGGGGCGTTGCGCGAGCTGCCGCGTGCGTGGGCGGAGCGCGCCTTTCCGGGGCCTGGCGACGAACCGTGCCTGGCGCCGGAGTACCGGCGGGCGGTGGACTTCCGCCGGCAGGACTTGCGCTCACAGATGCCCGACGGGCCCTTCCACCTGGTGCTATGCCGCAACGTCGCCTTCACCTACTTCGCGCCGCCGCTTCAGCGCGAGGTCCTGTCTCGGTTGGTGGCGCGGCTGGTCCCTGGCGGGCTGCTGGTGATTGGCGGCCACGAGTCCCTGCCCGAAGGAGACTTCGGCCTGACGCGTGCCGCCGGCCCGCTGCCTGTCTTCGCGCGGACAGACGTCTGA
- a CDS encoding M3 family metallopeptidase gives MKRLSALTLSAALASAGCTHTPAAAPEPTAQQAPAAAAPKPVPPPEGASVLSGTLADFTAACDADLERTRTQVAAIKALDARAAGQAVLAAYDEAQGSLFAAANRSSLAREVHPDAAFRDAARECEQRVDSANVALSQDRGVYDVLASVDLSSADAATRYWMDRALLDFRRAGVDRDDATRAKVKSLNEELLKLGQQFSKNIAEDVRKATFKPSELDGLPEDYRKAHPPGADGLVVITTNYPDYFPFMTYAKNAKAREKLWRTYRQRAYPANQDVLAQLITKRHELATLLGYASWAAYTTETKMTRTQQAAADFIDRLGVATEARAKQEYAQLLARKQQDVRGAKVLEPWDQDFYEDRLRAERYSFDSQAVRPYFEYGRVKAGVMDITSRIWGITYKPVKDARVWQQEVETYDVFDGDTLLGRIYLDMHPRDDKYKHAAQFDLVAGQAGKRYPEASLVCNFARPGELMTHDEVETFFHEFGHLLHAIFGGHLKWAGIAGTRVEWDFVETPSMLLQQWAGNPEVLKEFAKHHETNQPIPAEMVEKLRASKEFGQGLWARRQLFLSAVSLDYYSREPGFDTTEALVALQTKLSPFKHEHRDGTHFEVAFGHLDGYSAAYYTYLWSSVIAKDLETEFQKKGFLDQETAMKYRRTVLEPGGSKPAAGLVKDFLGREYGFDAYRAYLDAK, from the coding sequence TTGAAGAGACTGAGCGCCCTCACCCTCTCCGCGGCACTGGCGTCTGCCGGCTGCACGCACACCCCCGCCGCGGCCCCCGAGCCCACCGCACAGCAGGCCCCGGCCGCCGCCGCGCCCAAGCCCGTGCCGCCTCCCGAAGGCGCCAGCGTCCTCTCCGGCACCCTGGCCGACTTCACCGCCGCGTGTGACGCGGACCTGGAGCGCACCCGCACGCAGGTGGCGGCCATCAAGGCGCTGGACGCGCGCGCGGCCGGCCAGGCCGTGCTCGCCGCCTATGACGAGGCCCAGGGCTCGCTGTTCGCCGCGGCCAACCGCTCCAGCCTCGCGCGCGAGGTGCATCCGGACGCGGCCTTCCGCGACGCCGCGCGCGAGTGCGAGCAGCGCGTGGACTCCGCCAACGTGGCGCTGTCCCAGGACCGCGGCGTCTATGACGTGCTGGCCTCGGTGGACCTGTCCAGCGCGGACGCGGCGACCCGGTACTGGATGGACCGCGCGCTGCTCGACTTCCGCCGCGCCGGCGTGGACCGCGACGACGCCACCCGCGCCAAGGTGAAGTCGCTCAACGAGGAGCTGCTCAAGCTGGGGCAGCAGTTCAGCAAGAACATCGCCGAGGACGTCCGCAAGGCGACCTTCAAGCCCTCCGAGCTGGACGGCCTGCCGGAGGACTACCGCAAGGCGCACCCGCCGGGCGCGGACGGGCTGGTGGTCATCACCACCAACTACCCGGACTACTTCCCCTTCATGACGTACGCGAAGAACGCGAAGGCGCGCGAGAAGCTGTGGCGCACCTACCGTCAGCGCGCGTACCCGGCCAACCAGGACGTGCTGGCGCAGCTCATCACCAAGCGCCACGAACTGGCCACGCTGCTGGGCTACGCGAGCTGGGCCGCGTACACCACCGAGACGAAGATGACGCGCACGCAGCAGGCGGCCGCGGACTTCATCGACCGGCTGGGCGTGGCCACCGAGGCCCGCGCGAAGCAGGAGTACGCGCAGCTCCTGGCGCGCAAGCAGCAGGACGTGCGGGGCGCCAAGGTGCTGGAGCCCTGGGACCAGGACTTCTACGAGGACCGGCTGCGCGCGGAGCGCTACAGCTTCGACTCGCAGGCGGTGCGGCCCTACTTCGAGTACGGCCGGGTGAAGGCGGGGGTGATGGACATCACCTCGCGCATCTGGGGCATCACCTACAAGCCGGTGAAGGACGCCCGGGTGTGGCAGCAGGAGGTGGAGACCTACGACGTGTTCGACGGCGACACGCTGCTGGGCCGCATCTACCTGGACATGCATCCGCGTGACGACAAGTACAAGCACGCGGCGCAGTTCGACCTCGTCGCGGGTCAGGCCGGCAAGCGCTATCCGGAGGCGTCGCTGGTGTGCAACTTCGCACGCCCCGGCGAGCTGATGACGCACGACGAGGTGGAGACCTTCTTCCACGAGTTTGGGCACCTGCTGCACGCCATCTTCGGCGGGCACCTGAAGTGGGCGGGCATCGCGGGCACCCGCGTGGAGTGGGACTTCGTGGAGACGCCGTCCATGCTGCTCCAGCAGTGGGCAGGCAACCCGGAGGTGCTGAAGGAGTTCGCGAAGCACCACGAGACGAACCAGCCCATCCCCGCGGAGATGGTGGAGAAGCTCCGCGCGTCGAAGGAGTTCGGCCAGGGCCTGTGGGCGCGGCGGCAGCTGTTCCTGTCCGCGGTAAGCCTGGACTACTACTCGCGCGAGCCGGGCTTCGACACGACCGAGGCCCTGGTTGCCCTGCAGACCAAGCTCAGCCCCTTCAAGCACGAGCACCGTGACGGCACGCACTTCGAGGTGGCCTTCGGGCACCTGGATGGTTACTCGGCGGCCTACTACACGTACCTCTGGTCCTCCGTCATCGCGAAGGACCTGGAGACCGAGTTCCAGAAGAAGGGCTTCCTCGACCAGGAGACGGCGATGAAGTACCGCCGCACCGTGCTGGAGCCCGGCGGCTCCAAGCCCGCCGCCGGGCTGGTGAAGGACTTCCTCGGGCGCGAGTACGGCTTCGACGCGTACCGCGCGTACCTCGACGCGAAGTAA